One segment of Geomonas ferrireducens DNA contains the following:
- a CDS encoding cytochrome C, translating to MDTSCHAGSVSPGTGKLIVQEWLASSHNTANAAGCADCHEPHPGHPSSCSKCHGGGSGVALQNPDASGKCGKCHGLAFPNDLMVRLAPQHFGNMTTSFSDSKYRASYVSSNYVGNCRKCHNPHNPTAAINVNRDWADSGHGNVTKARANYDFKTRGTYEPAATTFQYYCVRCHTSTGYINFVTSGFKVQKPFAGPGYQVVQNYPQKVAPGAAQPADAPSPDKSKEVTGCDVCHDNGKGRAYSWVARTVAPAVIYYNFSSANSSPTVKLNNKATTYPDVTASNICVPCHSGRGIGSMIYDAVAAGMDFSNTNTPGAHDRAAAALVFRTGGYEFPGRNYVPDYFLHRFIGVANEHGTGNRGPCVTCHMNNDATHTFLPVEEDSAGIISAITSKTCAHCHIGEHELSPAFLQSEKDGYAAAIAMLNVLKTDPSLPASTLNPSRSKVRPLANKNSDYNAAFPGGGANTMGAFFNSSLLQNDPGAFAHNRIYTKRLIYDSIDWLNNGILDNDVESAINNATLAVNSGTGKVSLSNPIVGGYYIAAQLPGTAYADAFAKVKADAIKYLLGGPGGARP from the coding sequence ATGGACACGAGCTGTCATGCCGGCTCGGTCTCCCCTGGCACCGGCAAACTCATCGTGCAGGAATGGCTTGCCTCTTCCCACAACACCGCCAACGCGGCAGGATGCGCCGACTGCCACGAGCCCCACCCCGGGCACCCGAGCTCCTGCTCCAAGTGCCACGGCGGCGGCAGTGGTGTGGCGCTCCAGAATCCGGACGCCTCGGGCAAATGCGGCAAGTGCCACGGCCTCGCCTTCCCGAACGATCTCATGGTCAGGCTTGCCCCGCAGCATTTCGGCAACATGACGACCAGCTTCTCCGACAGCAAGTACCGCGCCTCGTATGTGAGCTCAAACTACGTCGGCAACTGCCGCAAGTGTCATAACCCGCACAACCCGACCGCGGCCATCAACGTGAACAGGGACTGGGCCGACTCCGGGCACGGCAACGTGACCAAGGCCAGGGCCAACTACGACTTCAAGACCCGCGGCACCTACGAACCGGCCGCCACCACCTTCCAGTACTACTGCGTTCGCTGCCACACCTCCACCGGCTATATCAACTTCGTGACCAGCGGCTTCAAGGTCCAGAAACCTTTTGCCGGTCCGGGCTACCAAGTGGTGCAGAACTACCCCCAGAAGGTGGCTCCCGGTGCGGCACAGCCTGCGGACGCCCCGTCGCCGGACAAGAGCAAGGAAGTCACCGGCTGCGACGTATGCCACGACAACGGCAAGGGACGCGCCTACAGCTGGGTGGCACGCACCGTTGCCCCTGCCGTCATCTATTACAACTTCTCGTCGGCCAACAGCTCCCCGACGGTGAAACTGAACAACAAGGCAACGACCTACCCCGACGTCACCGCATCCAACATCTGCGTCCCCTGCCACTCCGGCCGCGGTATCGGCTCGATGATATATGACGCGGTTGCCGCCGGGATGGACTTCAGCAACACCAACACACCGGGAGCCCACGACCGCGCCGCGGCAGCCCTGGTGTTCCGCACCGGGGGGTACGAGTTCCCCGGCCGCAACTACGTTCCGGACTATTTCCTGCACAGGTTCATCGGGGTAGCGAACGAGCACGGCACCGGCAACAGAGGCCCCTGCGTGACCTGTCACATGAACAACGACGCCACGCACACCTTCCTCCCGGTGGAAGAGGACAGCGCAGGCATCATCTCGGCCATCACCAGCAAGACCTGCGCCCACTGCCACATCGGTGAGCACGAGCTTAGCCCCGCGTTCCTGCAGTCCGAAAAGGACGGCTACGCCGCGGCCATCGCGATGCTGAACGTTCTGAAGACCGACCCGTCCCTGCCGGCCAGCACGCTCAACCCCTCGCGCTCGAAGGTGCGTCCCCTGGCAAACAAGAACTCCGACTACAACGCCGCGTTCCCCGGCGGCGGTGCGAACACCATGGGTGCGTTCTTCAACTCGAGCCTGCTGCAAAACGACCCCGGCGCCTTCGCGCACAACCGTATCTACACCAAGCGGCTCATCTACGATTCCATCGACTGGCTCAACAACGGCATCCTCGACAACGACGTGGAAAGCGCCATCAACAACGCCACCCTTGCCGTGAACAGCGGCACCGGCAAGGTATCGCTCAGCAACCCGATCGTGGGCGGGTACTACATCGCGGCACAGCTTCCCGGCACTGCCTACGCAGACGCCTTCGCCAAGGTCAAGGCGGATGCCATAAAGTACCTCTTGGGTGGGCCCGGGGGGGCGCGTCCATAG
- the hpnI gene encoding bacteriohopanetetrol glucosamine biosynthesis glycosyltransferase HpnI: MLRDALPFLLVAPSLAYAAITLHCGRSFFRGIKALPEHAPPVSILKPVRGVDGDSFENFSSFCVQDYPEYQIVFAVASDDDPVIPIIRRLIASFPERDIELVVDPSIHGSNYKVCNLMHAYAKAKHPLIVVCDSDIRVEKGYLRAVCAAFADPKVGLVTSLYRSTEVRGPGCAIEALGFCCEMMPNVMTALKLEGLSFALGASMAVRREALQKIGGFEALVDYLADDYQLGNMIFKAGYRLELSPYFVESMMRGDEKLSELLSRQLRWGRTMRVSRPGGYLASGITLPFPGVLLALLVSGFSAAGWGAAALLYLVRSLVSTAYSRTLVKDRLLPRWLWLVPLRDALSFAVWGLSLVGNRVRWRGDLFELEKGGKIVPLRSVLPAEEPEDQG; this comes from the coding sequence ATGTTACGCGACGCCCTCCCGTTTCTCCTGGTCGCCCCTTCGCTCGCTTACGCCGCGATCACCCTGCACTGCGGGCGGAGTTTCTTCCGCGGCATAAAAGCGCTCCCCGAACATGCGCCGCCTGTCTCCATCCTGAAGCCGGTGCGCGGCGTCGACGGCGACAGCTTCGAGAATTTCTCCTCCTTCTGCGTGCAGGACTACCCCGAGTACCAGATCGTTTTCGCCGTCGCCTCGGACGATGACCCGGTAATCCCCATCATCCGCCGCCTCATCGCCTCCTTTCCCGAGCGGGACATCGAGCTCGTCGTCGATCCGTCCATACACGGCTCCAACTACAAGGTCTGCAACCTCATGCACGCCTACGCGAAGGCGAAACACCCGCTCATCGTCGTCTGCGACAGCGACATTAGGGTGGAGAAGGGGTACCTGCGCGCGGTCTGCGCCGCCTTCGCCGATCCAAAGGTCGGGCTTGTCACCTCGCTCTACCGCAGCACCGAGGTGCGGGGGCCGGGGTGCGCCATCGAGGCGCTAGGCTTTTGCTGCGAGATGATGCCCAACGTGATGACGGCGCTGAAGCTCGAGGGGCTTTCCTTCGCCCTCGGCGCGTCGATGGCGGTGCGGCGGGAGGCTTTGCAGAAAATCGGGGGCTTCGAGGCGCTGGTCGATTATCTGGCCGACGACTACCAACTTGGAAACATGATCTTCAAGGCGGGGTACCGGCTCGAGCTTTCGCCGTACTTCGTGGAGAGCATGATGCGCGGGGACGAGAAGCTCTCCGAACTCCTGTCGCGGCAGTTGCGCTGGGGGCGCACCATGCGCGTCTCCCGTCCCGGTGGCTATCTCGCCTCGGGGATCACCCTGCCTTTCCCGGGGGTGCTCCTCGCGTTGCTCGTTTCCGGCTTTTCCGCGGCGGGGTGGGGGGCGGCGGCGCTTCTCTACCTCGTGCGCTCCTTGGTATCGACGGCGTACAGCCGGACGCTTGTCAAGGACCGGCTTCTGCCGCGCTGGCTGTGGCTCGTGCCGCTGCGCGACGCGCTCTCGTTTGCCGTGTGGGGATTGTCGCTCGTCGGCAACCGGGTGCGCTGGCGCGGCGACCTTTTCGAACTGGAGAAGGGCGGGAAAATCGTGCCGCTGCGGTCCGTTTTACCTGCGGAAGAACCAGAGGATCAGGGATAG
- a CDS encoding cytochrome C: MFLRKHTSAVMFFLGISLAPLLVPDHADAIPAFSRQHKTECSTCHTIYPELNEFGDAFLKNGYVWPHKKGEAAKGTEPAGNEWAAISGLPQQIPISLTASADLAYDEDAADGNKLDLSARSVTLQAGGSFRDLVGFFVTYNLYSQGMQRASALSTPAENTNVPPGNSPDLDELFLVWRQAAGTPVNVKVGRFEPKLSLWKKSNRILPVPSYASTTYRVGLSPFSSDATEDGVELNALLGNRLFVAGGVVDRNGGDRKDGYGHISYKIGGTDLKGQEPEVDLEHDSVWDFLSVTLGGFGYWGQNGEFDANGIAQNVNNFRRIGAEADILYKRLHLKGSGSFGRDSNPDFSVLATSVDSRAYTLEGEYYLGAPVNLVPLFRYEYLNAGYGAIKRFTPALAYAPLQNLRLSLEYTHSIAPEGTGNIAFASIAFSL, encoded by the coding sequence ATGTTTCTCAGAAAGCATACTTCCGCAGTCATGTTCTTTCTCGGCATCTCCCTCGCTCCCCTGCTGGTCCCGGACCACGCCGATGCCATCCCCGCCTTCAGTCGGCAGCACAAGACCGAATGTTCCACCTGCCATACCATCTATCCCGAACTGAACGAGTTCGGCGACGCCTTCCTGAAAAACGGCTACGTCTGGCCCCACAAGAAGGGCGAGGCGGCAAAGGGCACCGAGCCGGCGGGCAACGAGTGGGCCGCCATTTCCGGGTTGCCGCAGCAGATCCCGATCTCGCTCACCGCAAGCGCCGATCTCGCCTATGACGAGGACGCCGCGGACGGCAACAAGCTGGACCTCTCGGCAAGATCCGTCACGCTGCAGGCGGGTGGCTCCTTCCGCGACCTGGTCGGCTTCTTCGTGACCTACAACCTCTACTCCCAGGGGATGCAGCGCGCATCGGCTCTCTCCACCCCCGCAGAGAACACCAACGTGCCTCCCGGCAACAGCCCGGACCTCGACGAATTGTTCCTGGTCTGGCGCCAGGCCGCCGGCACGCCTGTCAACGTGAAGGTGGGGCGCTTCGAGCCGAAACTCTCCCTCTGGAAGAAGAGTAACCGCATCCTGCCGGTACCATCGTATGCCTCGACCACCTACCGCGTCGGTCTGTCCCCCTTCAGCAGCGACGCCACCGAGGACGGGGTCGAACTGAATGCGCTTCTCGGTAACCGACTCTTCGTTGCGGGGGGCGTCGTGGATCGAAACGGAGGGGACCGCAAGGACGGCTATGGGCACATCTCCTACAAGATCGGGGGGACCGACCTGAAGGGGCAGGAGCCCGAGGTGGACCTGGAGCATGACAGCGTCTGGGACTTTCTGAGCGTGACCCTTGGCGGCTTCGGTTACTGGGGACAAAACGGGGAGTTCGACGCTAACGGCATCGCGCAGAACGTCAACAACTTCCGCCGCATCGGCGCCGAGGCCGACATCCTCTACAAACGTCTGCACCTTAAGGGAAGCGGCAGCTTCGGCAGGGATTCCAACCCCGACTTCTCCGTCCTGGCGACGAGCGTCGACAGCCGCGCCTACACCCTGGAAGGTGAGTACTACCTCGGGGCGCCGGTCAACCTGGTACCGCTTTTCCGCTACGAATACCTGAACGCCGGCTACGGCGCGATCAAACGTTTCACCCCGGCCCTGGCCTATGCCCCGTTGCAGAACCTGCGGCTGTCGCTTGAGTACACCCACAGCATTGCCCCGGAGGGGACGGGCAACATCGCCTTCGCCTCCATCGCCTTCAGCCTCTAG
- a CDS encoding epoxyqueuosine reductase QueH — MKILLHICCGPCAIYPVKELRSAGLDVTGLFFNHNIHPYTEYKLRMEALKSYAQMVELEVIYREEYLLEEFLSNVAGEPQGRCAYCYRSRLEEAARTAAELGFGRFSSTLLYSRYQNQQMIRELGVKLGERYGVEFHYEDFRTGWQEGINLSKEMGLYRQKYCGCIYSEKERYVRK; from the coding sequence ATGAAGATACTTCTGCACATATGCTGTGGCCCCTGCGCCATCTATCCGGTCAAGGAGCTGCGCTCCGCCGGGCTTGACGTCACGGGGCTCTTCTTCAACCACAACATCCACCCCTACACGGAGTACAAGCTCCGTATGGAGGCGCTGAAGAGCTACGCGCAGATGGTGGAGCTAGAGGTGATCTATCGGGAGGAGTACCTCCTGGAGGAGTTCCTCTCCAACGTGGCGGGCGAGCCGCAGGGGCGTTGTGCCTACTGCTACCGCTCAAGGCTCGAAGAAGCGGCGAGAACCGCGGCGGAGCTGGGCTTCGGCCGTTTCAGCTCCACCCTTCTCTACAGCAGGTACCAGAACCAGCAGATGATACGCGAACTGGGTGTCAAACTTGGCGAGCGTTACGGGGTGGAATTCCACTACGAGGACTTCAGGACCGGCTGGCAGGAAGGGATCAACCTCTCCAAGGAGATGGGTCTTTACCGCCAGAAATACTGCGGCTGCATCTACAGCGAAAAGGAACGCTACGTCAGGAAGTAG
- a CDS encoding cytochrome C, whose translation MKKLLVTMLLVAATATSAHAGLKVIGRGDAMRLDPSSFPPAMKANYEIVRVKCVKCHTLERTIVAIQTGVAPISGQPFDRSATKAYGVKMLRKPDSNMNKAEVKASVDLMNYLLSESEK comes from the coding sequence ATGAAAAAGCTCCTCGTTACAATGCTCCTCGTCGCAGCTACCGCAACCTCTGCCCACGCCGGTCTCAAAGTCATCGGCAGGGGTGACGCCATGCGTCTTGATCCTTCCTCCTTTCCCCCGGCCATGAAGGCGAACTACGAGATCGTCCGGGTGAAATGTGTCAAATGTCACACCCTCGAGCGCACCATCGTCGCCATCCAGACCGGTGTCGCCCCTATCTCCGGCCAGCCTTTCGACCGCAGCGCCACCAAGGCGTACGGGGTCAAGATGCTTAGAAAGCCCGACTCCAACATGAACAAGGCCGAAGTGAAGGCCTCTGTCGACCTGATGAACTACCTCCTCTCTGAATCGGAGAAGTAA
- a CDS encoding MMPL family transporter, which produces MKETAKSSLLFSFAARRPWLVLAIALVLSVLSLWITSQRMEFLTGRDDLMPRNTAFNRDYQAFRAEFGSMEDIVVVIEGQDPERVGAFGNRLHDVLAKDKAHFSDVFYPYALPFFRDNGLLFMPLEDIKELRRNLTLAAPVLRALSASPSVQTLFTHLTGSMDQYLAGDEKKLPEIMFMLDKLGAGFTSFGTGKGSVPSMESVFMNKDSAFARAGRQQILTALPVRDMSGFVPAGAAIAVVRAEVARLKALPEFKGVTAGLTGTPVLENEEMATSEKDITLATVVSLALTTVLLLFAFRGVLNVVAAMVSLLVAISVSFGFATVAVGHLNILSMVFAVMLIGIGIEYGIQVVLRYQEELRRGAPELPALETGLTRNVWAIVMAAATVAAAFLTFVFTDFRGISELGIIAAGGVVICVLVTFTVLPAMLVLLVRYRKKPSPVKGSIELEDRLLSRIVFGNPKTVIGLTALLCVASLYPLSRVSFDYNLMNLQAKGLESVNYAYKLMRSKENSGYFAVVMAKDAEDARAKTARLEALPTVDHVVSINTLVPDHQAEKLAELEAVRRELADVKPAPYEEDLSLMELPRVFEAFRNASVAVKERLEKEHRPEAKQAAAFVATLDGFFAGLEKERDKNAVGMLQEFQGGMFRDLPAKIEMLKQSLAAKPVTEADVPKELRSRFVGKTGKLMLQVAPKKEIFNREPLEAFLKDVRSVDAHATGEPVMVYESMTIMRDSYRLAFIYAFAAIVCILLIAFRSIKFALIGLVPLVVGLLFMVSGMWIFGISFNSANIIVMPLVLGIAVDSGIYIINRYRREEGSAGSVILSSTGVGVLLNTLTIMASFGALMVARHQGVFSIGAVMSLGMVACQIAFMVTLPAVLTLAAKK; this is translated from the coding sequence ATGAAAGAAACGGCTAAAAGCAGCCTCCTCTTCTCCTTCGCAGCGCGGCGCCCCTGGCTGGTGCTCGCCATCGCACTCGTACTCTCCGTACTTTCGCTGTGGATCACCTCGCAGCGTATGGAGTTTCTGACCGGGCGGGATGACCTCATGCCCCGCAACACCGCTTTCAACCGGGACTACCAGGCCTTCCGCGCCGAGTTTGGCAGCATGGAAGACATCGTCGTGGTGATCGAGGGGCAGGACCCTGAGCGGGTGGGCGCCTTCGGAAACCGGTTGCACGACGTCCTCGCGAAGGACAAGGCGCATTTCTCGGACGTCTTCTACCCTTACGCGCTCCCGTTTTTCCGGGACAACGGCCTGCTGTTCATGCCGCTTGAGGACATAAAGGAGTTGCGTCGCAACCTGACCCTCGCCGCGCCGGTCCTGCGTGCGCTTTCCGCCTCGCCTTCGGTGCAGACCCTCTTCACCCATCTGACCGGGAGCATGGATCAGTACCTGGCCGGTGATGAGAAGAAACTCCCCGAGATAATGTTCATGCTGGACAAGCTGGGTGCCGGGTTCACGAGCTTCGGGACCGGGAAGGGGAGCGTCCCTTCCATGGAAAGCGTCTTCATGAACAAGGATTCGGCCTTCGCACGTGCGGGGCGCCAGCAGATCCTCACGGCGCTCCCGGTGCGCGACATGTCCGGCTTCGTCCCGGCCGGGGCGGCCATCGCCGTGGTGCGGGCCGAGGTGGCGCGGCTGAAGGCGCTTCCCGAGTTCAAAGGGGTAACCGCTGGGCTCACCGGAACGCCGGTACTGGAAAACGAGGAGATGGCGACGAGCGAGAAGGACATCACGCTCGCCACCGTGGTCTCCCTGGCGCTCACCACGGTGCTGCTTCTCTTCGCCTTCCGCGGGGTGCTGAACGTCGTCGCCGCCATGGTCTCGCTGCTCGTCGCCATCTCGGTTTCGTTCGGCTTCGCCACCGTGGCGGTCGGGCACCTGAACATACTTTCCATGGTCTTTGCCGTGATGTTGATCGGCATCGGCATCGAGTACGGCATCCAGGTGGTGCTGCGCTACCAGGAGGAGCTGCGCCGGGGCGCCCCCGAGCTTCCAGCCCTCGAGACCGGCCTCACCCGTAACGTCTGGGCCATCGTCATGGCAGCGGCCACCGTCGCCGCCGCCTTTCTGACCTTCGTCTTCACCGACTTCCGCGGCATCTCCGAACTTGGCATTATCGCCGCCGGTGGGGTCGTCATCTGCGTCCTGGTAACCTTCACGGTGCTTCCCGCCATGCTGGTACTCCTGGTGCGTTACCGCAAGAAGCCCTCCCCGGTGAAGGGATCCATCGAACTGGAGGACAGGCTCCTCTCCCGCATCGTCTTCGGCAACCCGAAGACCGTGATCGGACTTACCGCCCTTCTTTGCGTAGCCTCGCTCTACCCGCTCTCGCGCGTCTCCTTCGACTACAACCTGATGAACCTGCAGGCGAAGGGGCTCGAATCGGTCAACTACGCCTACAAGCTGATGAGGAGCAAGGAGAATAGCGGCTACTTCGCCGTAGTCATGGCGAAGGACGCCGAGGATGCGCGCGCGAAGACCGCGAGGCTGGAGGCGCTCCCGACCGTGGACCACGTGGTGAGCATAAATACGCTAGTGCCGGACCACCAGGCGGAGAAACTAGCGGAACTGGAAGCGGTACGCCGGGAGCTTGCCGACGTGAAGCCCGCCCCGTATGAGGAGGACCTCTCCCTGATGGAGCTCCCCCGCGTTTTCGAGGCCTTCCGAAACGCCTCCGTGGCGGTGAAGGAGCGCCTGGAGAAGGAACACCGTCCCGAGGCGAAGCAGGCTGCCGCCTTCGTGGCAACACTGGACGGTTTCTTCGCCGGTCTCGAGAAGGAGCGCGACAAAAACGCCGTCGGCATGCTGCAGGAATTCCAGGGGGGGATGTTCCGCGACCTCCCGGCGAAAATCGAAATGCTGAAGCAGAGCCTCGCCGCGAAACCGGTAACCGAGGCGGACGTCCCGAAGGAACTGCGCTCGCGCTTCGTCGGCAAGACCGGGAAGCTCATGCTACAGGTGGCGCCGAAAAAGGAGATCTTCAACCGCGAGCCGCTCGAGGCCTTCCTCAAGGATGTGCGCAGCGTCGACGCCCACGCGACCGGTGAGCCGGTTATGGTCTACGAGTCGATGACCATCATGCGCGACTCCTACCGCCTCGCCTTCATCTACGCCTTCGCCGCCATCGTGTGCATCTTGCTCATCGCCTTCAGGAGTATAAAGTTCGCGCTCATCGGGCTCGTCCCGCTCGTCGTCGGGCTCCTCTTCATGGTGAGCGGCATGTGGATCTTCGGCATCAGCTTCAACTCGGCCAACATCATCGTGATGCCCCTGGTGCTCGGTATCGCGGTCGATTCGGGTATCTACATCATCAACCGCTACCGGCGCGAGGAGGGGAGTGCGGGGAGCGTGATCCTAAGCTCCACCGGCGTCGGCGTCTTGCTTAACACCCTCACCATCATGGCGAGTTTCGGCGCGCTCATGGTGGCGAGGCACCAGGGGGTATTCAGCATCGGTGCCGTGATGTCGCTCGGCATGGTTGCCTGCCAGATTGCCTTCATGGTCACGCTGCCGGCGGTGCTGACGCTTGCCGCGAAGAAGTAG
- a CDS encoding DUF2905 domain-containing protein, with translation MPSFGKSLIILGLIIAAIGAIFTFAGKIPWLGRLPGDIYVKKENFTFYFPLATSIIISLLLSLILWFFRR, from the coding sequence ATGCCCTCCTTCGGCAAATCACTGATCATTTTGGGGCTCATCATCGCCGCCATCGGCGCCATCTTCACCTTCGCCGGAAAGATCCCGTGGCTTGGTCGGCTCCCTGGCGACATCTACGTGAAGAAGGAGAACTTCACCTTCTACTTCCCGCTCGCCACCAGCATCATCATCTCCCTCTTGCTATCCCTGATCCTCTGGTTCTTCCGCAGGTAA
- a CDS encoding class I SAM-dependent methyltransferase: MKNETLRGAVPFSHYFLRERVRPGDLVLDATCGNGLDTLLLARLVGESGTVWAFDVQPSAIAATRELLEREGCLDRVRLIEAGHERLAEFVPEGITAAVFNLGYLPGGDAALITDPANTVAALQQAAELLAPGGIITVAIYTGHDGGPEEGQAVENWAASQHPGRFNVWRHRQLNRPETAPYLVFVERIR, encoded by the coding sequence ATGAAAAATGAAACGCTGCGGGGGGCGGTGCCCTTTTCGCATTACTTTCTGAGGGAGCGGGTGCGACCGGGGGACTTGGTCTTGGACGCGACCTGCGGCAACGGGCTCGATACCCTCCTTCTGGCCCGGCTGGTTGGGGAGTCCGGGACGGTCTGGGCCTTCGACGTGCAGCCATCCGCCATCGCCGCGACGCGCGAACTCCTCGAGCGGGAAGGGTGCCTGGACCGGGTGCGGCTCATCGAGGCGGGACACGAGCGGCTCGCCGAGTTCGTGCCGGAGGGAATTACGGCTGCCGTCTTCAACCTGGGCTACCTCCCAGGCGGGGACGCCGCCCTCATCACCGATCCTGCCAATACCGTGGCGGCTTTACAGCAGGCGGCTGAGCTCCTCGCACCGGGGGGGATCATCACCGTCGCCATCTATACCGGTCATGACGGCGGTCCCGAGGAGGGGCAAGCCGTGGAGAACTGGGCGGCCTCCCAACACCCCGGCCGCTTCAACGTCTGGCGGCACCGGCAGTTGAACCGCCCGGAAACCGCACCCTATCTCGTCTTCGTGGAAAGGATCCGCTGA